From a region of the Acidobacteriota bacterium genome:
- a CDS encoding helix-turn-helix domain-containing protein: MKKAEFAALAKSVKQAGKIRRGSMKPSRTIEFRPADIRGIRTKLKLSQGDFALMIGVSVATLQNWEQGRRVPEGPARALLKVAAENPKAVIDALSA, from the coding sequence GTGAAGAAGGCGGAATTCGCCGCCCTGGCCAAGAGCGTCAAGCAGGCCGGCAAGATCCGTCGCGGAAGCATGAAGCCGAGTCGAACCATCGAGTTCCGGCCCGCTGATATCCGTGGCATTCGGACGAAGCTCAAGCTCTCCCAGGGCGATTTCGCCCTCATGATCGGCGTGAGCGTGGCCACGCTTCAGAACTGGGAGCAGGGCCGCCGGGTGCCCGAGGGGCCCGCGCGCGCTCTCTTGAAGGTGGCCGCCGAGAACCCGAAGGCGGTCATCGATGCGTTGAGTGCCTGA